A stretch of Aspergillus nidulans FGSC A4 chromosome VI DNA encodes these proteins:
- a CDS encoding putative prenylcysteine lyase (transcript_id=CADANIAT00010022) translates to MEPFLRGNLRWCLWIWALCYATAVAFNPLSKLRGTQSHLNSVEAGPKQVAVIGAGAAGASTAYSLRKYADSFGIPVNITVFERASYIGGRSTTVNVFDDPAYPIELGASIFVQVNYNLVNATKELGLDVRGASTERPGDTAAIGVWDGKEFVFVMEDSSSWWNIAKLLWRYGLSPVRAQNLMKGTVNKFLQLYQEPLFPFKSLTAAAASVGLLDATSTTGATFLEKNNVSPGFSRDLIQASTRVNYGQNLPLIHGLETMVCLATDGAVAVEGGNWRIFEGMLKSARANVQLNHTVTSITQNKDKSVTLDFKDEQSIKQQRADFDEVVIAAPYQYSGINISPAPKHTPDTIPFHTLHVTLFSSPHRLSGKYFNLKNPSDIPPETILTTLPLGSDLGNAEEGVGPAAFWSISTLRTVKAPSTSNPPEDRESETKHYVYKIFSPTRPNEAFIREILGLEQKKIKKAGYITDLPKEDISWSYEKLWHPYPFLYPRVTFEDPLLAPGIWYTGGIESFISTMETSALMGKNVAALMSQGWLDKGFVDSPVVEDELGRTEL, encoded by the exons ATGGAGCCCTTCTTGAGAGGCAACTTAAGATGGTGCTTATGGATATGGGCTCTATGCTATGCCACGGCCGTAGCATTTAATCCTCTTTCCAAGCTCCGTGGTACACAGTCACACCTCAACTCGGTTGaggcaggcccaaaacagGTTGCGGTGATTG GTGCTGGGGCAGCTGGAGCGTCTACCGCATACTCCCTGCGGAAGTACGCAGACTCATTCGGAATACCTGTCAACATCACTGTTTTTGAACGTGCTTCTTACATCGGGGGCCGTTCAACAACAGTTAATGTATTTGATGATCCAGCTTACCCTATCGAACTCGGCGCGTCCATTTTTGTTCAAGTCAACTATAATCTCGTCAACGCCACCAAGGAGCTCGGTCTTGACGTCAGGGGTGCCAGCACTGAGCGCCCTGGTGATACCGCAGCCATCGGTGTatgggatggaaaggaaTTTGTCTTCGTGATGGAGGACTCTTCCAGCTGGTGGAATATTGCAAAACTTCTCTGGCGCTATGGATTGTCCCCAGTGCGTGCCCAGAACTTAATGAAGGGCACCGTCAATAaatttcttcagctctaCCAGGAGCCGTTGTTTCCTTTTAAGTCtctcactgctgctgctgcctcgGTTGGTTTGCTGGATGCGACGTCTACAACTGGAGCAACGTTTTTGGAGAAGAACAATGTATCGCCGGGTTTCTCTCGTGACTTGATCCAGGCAAGCACGCGCGTAAATTATGGGCAAAATCTGCCTTTGATCCACGGTCTCGAGACCATGGTGTGTCTGGCCACCGACGGCGCCGTGGCCGTTGAAGGAGGCAACTGGCGCATCTTCGAGGGAATGCTGAAGTCCGCGCGCGCGAACGTGCAATTAAACCATACGGTCACCTCCATTACCCAGAACAAGGACAAGAGTGTTACCCTCGATTTCAAAGACGAGCAGAGCATTAAACAACAAAGAGCCGACTTTGACGAAGTCGTGATAGCTGCTCCATACCAGTATTCTGGCATCAATATCTCCCCAGCACCCAAACACACCCCAGACACCATCCCCTTCCACACATTACATGtaaccctcttctcttctccacaCAGATTATCCGGCAAATACTTCAACCTCAAGAACCCCTCCGATATTCCCCCGGAAACAATCCTCACTACTCTGCCACTCGGAAGTGACCTCGGCAACGCAGAGGAGGGTGTCGGACCAGCCGCCTTCTGGAGTATCAGCACCCTACGCACCGTAAAGGCACCCTCAACCTCGAATCCTCCCGAGGATCGCGAGTCCGAGACGAAGCACTATGTCTACAAAATCTTCTCGCCCACCCGCCCCAACGAAGCATTTATTCGAGAAATTCTGGGTCTAGAGCaaaagaagataaagaaagctGGGTATATTACTGatctccccaaggaagacATAAGCTGGTCATACGAAAAACTTTGGCACCCCTATCCATTCCTTTACCCTCGCGTAACCTTCGAGGATCCGCTTCTTGCGCCGGGAATTTGGTATACAGGCGGCATTGAGAGCTTCATCTCCACAATGGAGACGAGCGCTCTTATGGGGAAGAATGTAGCGGCATTGATGTCGCAAGGTTGGCTTGATAAAGGATTTGTTGATTCTCctgttgttgaggatgaatTGGGAAGGACAGAGCTTTAG
- a CDS encoding protein pcpA (transcript_id=CADANIAT00010017): protein MAYPYIDTPRTEVDGNATYLTNGYRSVGRHNLSALDSVENSFQTPSKDEDVLKVLGDGRGRSFAGSKLNTPRATAGTKSTRSALNSRQLPTMGAKGEFTPMLKSAMKNNYMKNVSTTRGTGGPKTPSYARGGYRSNGNTPGLTVMEMTGIDEEDATADEPTPVPQVASSSVAGTPLPGLTSRDNGVLGDGSNMTLKEQEKIIDKLDKDNFGLKLKIHFLQEQLEKAGPAYNQAALHENTELKISKLTMQRDISRYKKSLQQAERDLEAYRQQFQDFKEKMRRKHTDETIQREMEDQRVKELQEQLREARDSRSEEIDKLRDDIEDLEASLREKDRTIEEREEEIEELKDRDSQEKDSLSELETELRRAKEQLEELQDSLDQAKSDAIEARTSERQALEEKERAEQNLQELHDEMSNKSISTKGLTRQLEEEVKELRQRNSTLKEELESKTQQMNDLEERLQNSRETTDSERERLLEELTQVRREREVARQERDDLNVQLQEAHDELQRKTDEKALLHTRHHALTDESSNLQNELAKAQSNIRELQESLDTVKQNAAENAENLRSQYMEDIERLQEEIESLHHEIEDKEGQFALEQDRWESLRRNLQVQKDRAEDQAAGFKRTIEKLEQVEHTLTGKESKLQEVIDSEKARHFNAEAVLSRQVKELNDDLSAKRDAIDELRHELLSVKEELRLARRAEATLKEKVQSLEDEVVVLQSSLEEEQEYTKAHTRKGPVEQESQVQKLLADKQKLRDQLANAHVELHDLKTVKAEIEAERDELQAQLEQVQNQVSDTRFDKEKTELRKASLRMETELKRLKEDKMSLLETKESLENQLNSEIERAALEENRLSAEIDQLQTKLQSASGGRDRELALTKSKLQRFERRIHELEERLEQQPPANQEQSATAADLSMLRHSLDEVRKREKALIQRETDQKASIRAYKTKIVELERELHDATIKKFETQSPSSSPANKLQQDVRTLRKQLSDAHRALRELKSKNHDLERAAMREEDQRDLHELLKQSTLEAESLALQVSEKEAQLNDAESRIRRVREERASYARKANAALKELDTLQDRYKQTMEKARAKGENKTKHEKEMLGLGKEILWLRARLKREEKFRRDLAWGKGLMELGERVRIACNEADLRMISDMGVIARDRSNLRSPKAKLKTAVSMVKAVVRMQKMSREWKKTTKLGEGLKRAKNEVMKRRELSKE, encoded by the exons ATGGCCTACCCGTACATCGACACCCCGCGCACCGAGGTTGACGGAAACGCGACGTACCTGACGAATGGATACCGCAGCGTCGGAAGACACAACCTATCGGCGCTTGATTCAGTAGAGAACTCGTTCCAGACGCCCTCAAaagatgaagatgttctTAAGGTTCTAGGCGACGGCCGCGGGCGCAGCTTTGCGGGATCAAAACTTAATACTCCGCGTGCGACTGCCGGCACGAAATCAACCAGAAGCGCGTTAAATTCGCGGCAACTTCCAACAATGGGGGCAAAGGGCGAATTTACACCAATGTTGAAGAGTGCGATGAAGAACAATTACATGAAGAATGTGTCTACGACGAGAGGGACGGGCGGACCTAAGACCCCATCTTACGCGAGAGGGGGCTACCGGAGCAATGGCAACACCCCAGGATTAACCGTCATGGAAATGACAGGgattgatgaagaggatgcgaCAGCTGACGAACCAACGCCAGTTCCGCAAgtggccagcagcagcgtgGCTGGCACACCACTCCCGGGACTCACGAGCAGAGATAATGGGGTTCTGGGCGACGGAAGTAATATGACACTCAAGGAACAAGAGAAG ATAATCGATAAGCTGGACAAGGACAATTTCGGTCTGAAACTGAAGATTCACttccttcaagaacaatTAGAGAAAGCTGGGCCGGCTTATAATCAAGCGGCGCTTCACGAGAATACCGAACTCAAAATCTCGAAATTGACGATGCAACGCGACATATCACGGTATAAAAAGAGCCTTCAACAAGCCGAACGTGATCTGGAAGCCTATCGCCAACAATTCCAGGACTTCAAAGAAAAGATGCGCAGAAAACATACAGACGAGACAATACAACGcgagatgga GGACCAGCGCGTGAAAGAACTGCAAGAACAATTAAGGGAAGCCAGGGATTCCCGGTCAGAAGAAATCGACAAACTCCGtgacgatatcgaggatTTAGAAGCATCTCTAAGGGAGAAAGACCGAACAATCGAGGAGCGTGAAGAAGAGatagaggagctgaaagacAGAGACAGTCAAGAGAAAGACTCACTTTCCGAGCTGGAAACCGAACTCCGACGAGCAaaagaacagctggaggagctaCAAGACTCTCTTGACCAAGCGAAGTCTGATGCCATAGAGGCTAGAACATCTGAACGACAGGCCTTGGAGGAAAAAGAACGCGCGGAGCAGAACCTTCAAGAACTGCACGACGAGATGTCGAACAAGTCGATCAGCACAAAGGGGCTTACTCGCCAAttggaggaggaagtgaAGGAACTCCGCCAAAGAAACAGTACTCTcaaggaagagctggagtctAAAACCCAACAAATGAACGACCTCGAAGAACGATTACAGAATTCCCGCGAGACCACGGATAGTGAAAGGGAGAGATTGCTCGAAGAACTTACCCAAGTTCGACGAGAGCGTGAAGTAGCACGCCAGGAACGAGATGACCTCAACGTCCAGCTTCAGGAAGCGCATGATGAGCTACAGCGTAAAACGGACGAGAAAGCTCTCCTTCACACTCGACACCACGCCCTAACAGACGAGTCCAGCAACTTGCAGAACGAATTGGCCAAAGCACAGTCTAATATCCGCGAGCTGCAGGAGTCACTCGACACCGTCAAACAAAATGCGGCTGAGAATGCAGAAAATTTGCGCTCACAATATATGGAGGACATCGAGCGATTGCAAGAAGAGATCGAATCACTTCATCATGAGattgaagacaaggaaggccAATTTGCCCTTGAGCAAGATAGATGGGAAAGTTTGAGGCGTAATCTGCAAGTGCAAAAGGACAGGGCAGAGGACCAAGCAGCAGGCTTCAAGCGAACCATTGAAAAACTAGAGCAGGTGGAACACACGCTCACAGGAAAAGAATCAAAACTGCAAGAAGTCATCGATAGTGAGAAGGCGCGGCATTTTAATGCTGAAGCCGTCCTTAGCCGGCAGGTGAAGGAGTTAAATGATGACTTGTCAGCGAAGCGAGATGCAATTGATGAGCTACGACACGAGCTCCTGTCTGTCAAAGAAGAGCTTCGCCTTGCGAGACGTGCAGAAGCGACCCTTAAGGAAAAGGTACAGTccttggaggatgaggtaGTCGTTCTTCAGTCAAGCttggaggaagaacaagaataTACTAAAGCCCACACACGAAAAGGGCCCGTTGAGCAAGAGAGTCAAGTGCAGAAGCTACTCGCTGATAAGCAGAAGCTTCGGGACCAACTAGCTAACGCGCATGTTGAGCTGCATGACCTGAAAACTGTCAAGGCCGAGATTGAGGCTGAGCGAGATGAGCTTCAAGCGCAGCTGGAACAAGTCCAGAACCAGGTAAGCGACACCAGGTTCGATAAAGAGAAGACTGAGCTCCGAAAAGCATCTCTGCGAATGGAGACTGAACTCAAGAGACTTAAGGAAGACAAAATGTCTCTTCTGGAGACTAAGGAATCCCTTGAGAACCAGTTGAACTCTGAAATTGAGAGAGCCGCTTTGGAGGAAAACCGGTTGTCTGCCGAAATCGACCAGCTCCAGACCAAACTGCAATCCGCatctggaggaagagatcgGGAACTCGCACTCACCAAAAGCAAGCTCCAGCGTTTCGAGAGACGTATCCatgagctggaggagcgtCTCGAGCAACAGCCGCCAGCAAATCAGGAGCAGTCGgcaactgcagcagaccTATCGATGCTGCGCCATAGTTTAGATGAAGTACGCAAACGGGAGAAAGCGTTAATTCAACGCGAAACAGACCAAAAAGCTTCTATTCGCGCCTACAAAACGAAAATTGTCGAGCTTGAGAGGGAGCTGCACGATGCCACGATCAAGAAATTCGAAACTCAatccccatcatcatcgccggcaaATAAGTTGCAGCAGGATGTCCGGACCTTACGGAAGCAGCTCTCAGATGCTCACCGTGCCTTGCGAGAACTGAAATCGAAGAACCATGACCTTGAACGAGCTGCGATgcgcgaagaagaccaaCGAGACCTGCACGAGCTACTCAAACAGTCCACTCTTGAGGCCGAGTCCTTGGCTCTCCAGGTATCGGAGAAGGAAGCTCAGCTGAACGACGCAGAGTCCAGGATCCGTCGCGTCCGCGAAGAGCGAGCTTCTTACGCCCGAAAGGCCAATGCGGCACTCAAGGAACTTGACACCCTTCAGGACCGCTATAAGCAAACCATGGAGAAAGCAAGGGCCAAGGGAGAGAACAAAACCAAACACGAAAAGGAAATGCTCGGGTTAGGCAAAGAAATTCTCTGGCTTCGTGCACGGCTcaaaagggaggagaagtTCCGTCGTGATCTAGCCTGGGGCAAGGGATTAATGGAACTTGGTGAGCGTGTTCGTATTGCTTG TAACGAAGCCGACCTCCGCATGATCTCGGATATGGGGGTAATAGCACGTGACCGCAGCAACCTGCGCAGTCCGAAGGCAAAGTTGAAGACCGCCGTTTCGATGGTCAAGGCCGTCGTCCGcatgcagaagatgagccgtgagtggaagaagacgacgaagctAGGCGAGGGCCTGAAACGGGCGAAGAATGAGGttatgaagagaagggagtTATCGAAGGAGTAA
- a CDS encoding protein pgmA (transcript_id=CADANIAT00010020), giving the protein MAKVDQKVVLIVIDGWGVAGPNSPKEGDAIAAAETPFMSGFAEENSKTAQGYTELDASSLAVGLPEGLMGNSEVGHLNIGAGRVVWQDSVRIDQTLKKGELNKVENIAASFKRAKDGNGRLHLLGLVSDGGVHSNITHLIGLLKVAKEMEIPQVFIHFFGDGRDTDPKSAAKYMQQLLDATKEIGVGEIATVVGRYYAMDRDKRWDRVEIAIKGILSGEGEESSDPVKAIEKRYTEDETDEFLKPIIFGGKDRRVQDDDTLFFFNYRSDRVREITQLLGDYDRSPKPDLPYPKNIHITTMTQYKTDYTFPVAFPPQHMGNVLAEWLGKKDVQQCHVAETEKYAHVTFFFNGGIEKQFPGEVRDMIPSPKVATYDLEPEMSAEGVGKKVEERIAEGKFEFVMNNFAPPDMVGHTGVYEAAIKGVAATDKAIGIIYEACKKHGYTLFITADHGNAEEMLNEKGTPKTSHTTNRVPFIMANAPEGWSLRKQPGVLGDVAPTVLAAMGIEQPKEMSGESLLVKA; this is encoded by the exons ATGGCCAAGGTTGACCAGAAAGTTGTTCTGA TTGTCATCGACGGTTGGGGTGTCGCCGGCCCAAACTCCCCCAAGGAGGGTGATGCCATTGCAGCCGCTGAGACCCCGTTCATGTCGGGTTTCGCCGAAGAGAACTCGAAGACAGCCCAAGGTTACACGGAGCTTGATGCTTCTTCGCTCGCCGTTGGTTTGCCCGAAGGTTTGATGGGTAACAGTGAGGTGGGCCACTTGAACATTGGTGCCGGCCGTGTTGTCTGGCAGGACAGTGTGCGCATCGACCAGACACTTAAGAAGGGGGAGCTGAACAAGGTGGAGAATATCGCTGCGTCGTTCAAGCGTGCTAAGGATGGCAACGGCCGTCTTCACCTTTTGGGTCTCGTGTCTGATGGCGGTGTCCACTCCAACATTACACACCTTATCGGCCTCTTGAAGGTTgccaaggagatggagattcCTCAGGTCTTCATCCACTTCTTCGGTGATGGACGTGATACCGACCCAAAGAGCGCTGCCAAGTATATGCAGCAACTTCTCGACGCCACCAAGGAGATTGGCGTCGGTGAGATTGCAACTGTTGTCGGCCGCTACTACGCTATGGACCGTGACAAGCGCTGGGATCGCGTTGAGATTGCCATCAAGGGCATTCTTtccggagaaggcgaggagagtTCCGACCCCGTTAAGGCTATTGAGAAGCGCTACACCGAGGACGAGACCGACGAGTTCCTTAAGCCCATCATCTTTGGTGGCAAGGACCGCCGCGTGCAGGATGACGACaccctctttttcttcaactaCCGCTCTGACCGTGTTCGCGAAATCACCCAGCTCCTTGGCGACTACGACCGCTCCCCCAAGCCCGACCTTCCCTACCCCAAGAATATCCACATTACTACTATGACCCAGTACAAGACCGATTACACCTTCCCTGTCGCCTTCCCCCCACAACATATGGGCAACGTCTTGGCTGAATGGCTCGGCAAGAAGGACGTCCAGCAGTGTCACGTTGCCGAAACCGAGAAGTACGCCCAcgtcactttcttcttcaacggcGGTATTGAAAAGCAGTTCCCTGGTGAGGTCCGCGACATGATTCCCTCACCAAAGGTTGCTACCTACGACCTTGAGCCCGAGATGAGCGCAGAGGGCGTAGGCAAGAAGGTGGAGGAGCGCATTGCCGAGGGCAAGTTCGAGTTCGTCATGAACAACTTTGCTCCCCCTGACATGGTTGGCCACACTGGTGTCTACGAGGCTGCTATCAAGGGTGTTGCTGCTACCGACAAGGCCATTGGTATCATTTACGAGGCCTGCAAGAAGCACGGTTACACCCTTTTCATTACTGCTGATCACGG AAACGCTGAGGAGATGCTTAACGAGAAGGGTACTCCTAAGACATCGCACACCACCAACAGAGTTCCCTTCATCATGGCCAACGCCCCCGAGGGCTGGAGCCTCAGGAAGCAGCCTGGTGTCCTTGGAGACGTTGCGCCGACCGTCCTCGCTGCCATGGGTATCGAGCAGCCCAAGGAGATGTCCGGAGAGAGCCTGTTGGTCAAGGCATAG
- a CDS encoding AAA family ATPase VPS4 (transcript_id=CADANIAT00010018) — MSNTDFLGRAIDTVKKAIESDNEGEYEKAYQQYYSALELFMLALKWEKNPKSKEMIRAKTGEYMDRAEKLKNHLASQDSRKKPSAVGANGKVSQGSGKGGKEDDDNEDADSKKLRSALAGAILSEKPNVKWEDVAGLEGAKEALKEAVILPIKFPHLFTGRRQPWKGILLYGPPGTGKSYLAKAVATEANSTFFSVSSSDLVSKWMGESERLVKQLFNMARENKPAIIFIDEVDALCGARGENDSEASRRIKTELLVQMDGVGNDSKGVLILGATNIPWQLDAAIRRRFQRRVHISLPDINARMKMFMLAVGSTPCHMTQADYRSLAEQSEGYSGSDISIAVQDALMQPIRKIQTATHYKKVLHEGQEKLTPCSPGDNGAMEMRWENIEADQLLEPPLVLKDFIKAIRNSRPTVSQEDLKRNAEWTQEFGSEGA; from the exons ATGAGCAATACCGACTTCCTTGGCCGAGCAATCGACACGGTCAAGAAGGCCATCGAGAGCGACAATGAAGGCGAGTACGAGAAGGCTTATCAGCAATATTACTCTGCATTAGAGTTATTCATGCTTGCGCtgaaatgggagaagaatCCCAAGTCCAAGGAGATGATTCGCGCTAAGACGGGCGAGTACATGGATCGCgcagagaagctgaagaatcATCTAGCCTCGCAAGATAGTCGGAAAAAGCCGAGCGCGGTGGGCGCCAATGGGAAAGTGTCGCAGGGGAGTGGTAAAGGCGG aaaagaggatgatgacaatgaggACGCTGATTCGAAGAAACTGCGATCCGCCCTTGCTGGCGCTATCTTGTCAGAGAAGCCGAACGTCAAATGGGAGGACGTTGCAGGTCTCGAGGGTGCGAAGGAGGCGCTGAAGGAGGCTGTCATCCTTCCTATAAAATTTCCACATTTGTTTACAGGGCGACGGCAACCGTGGAAGGGCATCTTGCTTTATGGGCCACCGGGTACTGGAAAGTCGTACCTTGCTAAGGCTGTCGCGACGGAGGCAAACAGCACATTCTTCAGTGTCAGCAGCAGTGATTTAGTTTCGAAATGGATgggtgagagtgagag GCTCGTGAAACAGCTCTTCAATATGGCCCGGGAGAACAAGCctgccatcatcttcattgACGAAGTTGATGCACTTTGCGGCGCTCGTGGAGAGAACGATTCCGAGGCCTCTCGCCGCATCAAAACTGAACTGCTTGTCCAAATGGACGGAGTAGGCAACGACTCCAAGGGCGTCCTTATCTTAGGCGCTACAAATATTCCTTGGCAGCTAGATGCGGCCATCCGCCGAAGATTCCAACGACGAGTGCACATCAGTCTTCCAGATATTAACGCACGCATGAAGATGTTCATGCTAGCTGTTGGCTCAACTCCCTGCCATATGACACAGGCCGACTACCGGTCACTGGCAGAGCAGAGCGAAGGCTACTCCGGCAGCGATATCAGCATCGCCGTCCAAGATGCACTTATGCAACCCATTCGTAAAATTCAAACAGCAACACACTACAAAAAG GTACTGCATGAAGGTCAAGAAAAGCTAACACCATGCTCCCCTGGTGACAATGGCGCCATGGAGATGAGGTGGGAGAACATCGAGGCCGACCAATTACTAGAGCCTCCTCTCGTGCTCAAGGATTTCATCAAGGCCATCCGCAATTCACGACCGACAGTTAGCCAAGAAGACTTGAAGAGGAACGCGGAATGGACACAAGAGTTCGGAAGTGAGGGTGCTTAG
- a CDS encoding tubulin-binding prefolding complex subunit YKE2 (transcript_id=CADANIAT00010019): protein MADPQKQMQALSDEYQALQTELDGLVDARQKLESQQQENKSVQAEFNSLDDDANIFKLIGPVLLKQDKTEALMAVNGRLEFIEKEIQRIEGQIKENQDKSDKKRAEIVQYQSQIQQQAAAAAASA, encoded by the exons ATGGCAGATCCGCAAAAGCAGATGCAGGCCCTTTCGGATGAATACCAGGCTCTCCAAACGG AACTAGATGGCCTCGTCGATGCGCGCCAAAAGCTCGAATCGCAACAGCAGGAAAACAAGAGCGTCCAAGCGGAATTCAACTCtcttgatgatgacgccAATATCTTCAAGCTCATCGGGCCAGTGTTGTTAAAGCAAGATAAGACTGAGGCATTGATGGCTGTTAATGGGCGTCTGGAGTTTATTGAAAAGGAGAT CCAACGGATCGAGGGTCAAATTAAGGAAAATCAGGATAAGAGCGATAAGAAGCGGGCTGAA ATTGTCCAGTACCAGAGTCAGATCCAACAACAGGCCGCTGCAgcggctgcttctgcttga
- a CDS encoding glycine hydroxymethyltransferase SHM2 (transcript_id=CADANIAT00010021) has translation MATYALSDAHRAQMEDRLVDTDPEVAKIMENEIQRQRESVVLIASENFTSRAVFDALGSPMCNKYSEGYPGARYYGGNQHIDAIELLCQSRALKAFNLDADKWGVNVQCLSGSPANLQVYQALMRPHDRLMGLDLPHGGHLSHGYQTPSRKISAVSTYFETFPYRVNLETGIIDYDTLEANAELYRPKILVAGTSAYCRLIDYARMRKIADKVGAYLVVDMAHISGLIAAGVIPSPFEYADVVTTTTHKSLRGPRGAMIFFRKGVRSTDPKTGKDIMYDLEGPINFSVFPGHQGGPHNHTITALSVALKYAATTEFKQYQEQVIKNAKALENEFKAIGHKLVSDGTDSHMVLVDLRPKSLDGARVEAVLEQINIACNKNSIPGDKSALTPCGIRIGAPAMTSRGMGEEDFKRIARYIDQAINICKSVQAALPTDANKLKDFKAKVASGTVPEINDLRKEIAAWASTFPLPV, from the exons ATGGCCACCTACGCTCTGTCAGATGCCCACCGGGCT CAAATGGAGGACCGCCTCGTCGACACTGACCCCGAGGTCGCTAAGATCATG GAGAATGAGATCCAACGTCAGCGTGAATCTGTTGTCTTGATTGCTTCGGAGAACTTCACTTCCCGCGCTGTCTTCGATGCTCTTGGTTCTCCCATGTGCAACAAGTATTCCGAGGGTTACCCCGGTGCTCGTTACTATGGTGGAAACCAGCACATTGACGCTATCGAGCTGCTCTGCCAGTCCCGTGCCCTTAAGGCATTCAACCTCGACGCCGATAAGTGGGGTGTCAACGTTCAGTGCCTTAGTGGCAGCCCGGCCAATTTGCAGGTCTACCAGGCTCTCATGCGCCCCCATGACCGTCTCATGGGTCTCGACCTTCCCCACGGTGGTCACCTGAGCCACGGTTATCAGACTCCTTCCAGGAA GATCTCTGCTGTGTCTACTTACTTCGAGACCTTCCCTTACCGCGTTAACCTCGAGACCGGTATTATTGACTACGACACCCTTGAAGCCAACGCTGAGCTGTACCGCCCCAAGATTTTGGTTGCCGGTACCTCTGCCTACTGCCGTCTGATCGACTATGCCCGCATGCGCAAGATCGCTGACAAGGTTGGCGCCTACCTTGTTGTTGACATGGCCCACATCTCCGGTCTgattgctgctggtgtcATCCCCTCTCCTTTCGAGTACGCCGATGTAGTCACCACTACCACTCACAAGTCTCTCCGCGGTCCCCGTGGTGCCATGATTTTCTTCCGCAAGGGCGTCCGCAGCACTGACCCCAAGACTGGTAAGGACATCATGTATGACCTCGAGGGTCCCAtcaacttctccgtcttccctGGTCACCAGGGTGGTCCCCACAACCACACCATCACTGCTCTCTCTGTCGCCCTCAAGTACGCCGCTACCACCGAGTTCAAGCAGTACCAGGAGCAGGTGATCAAGAACGCCAAGGCCCTTGAGAACGAATTCAAGGCCATTGGCCACAAGCTCGTCTCCGACGGTACCGACAGCCACATGGTACTCGTGGATCTCCGCCCCAAGTCTCTCGACGGTGCCCGTGTCGAAGCCGTCCTCGAGCAGATCAACATTGCTTGCAACAAGAACTCCATCCCTGGTGACAAGTCTGCTCTCACTCCCTGCGGTATCCGCATTGGTGCTCCCGCCATGACCAGCCGTGGTATGGGCGAGGAGGACTTCAAGCGCATCGCTCGCTACATTGACCAGGCCATCAACATCTGCAAGTCCGTGCAGGCCGCACTTCCCACGGATGccaacaagctcaaggactTCAAGGCCAAGGTTGCTTCCGGCACCGTCCCTGAGATCAACGACCTGCGCAAGGAGATCGCTGCGTGGGCCAGCACCTTCCCTCTCCCTGTCTAA